The Xenopus tropicalis strain Nigerian chromosome 7, UCB_Xtro_10.0, whole genome shotgun sequence genome includes a region encoding these proteins:
- the clp1 gene encoding polyribonucleotide 5'-hydroxyl-kinase Clp1, whose product MSSEDLSAPGPSAPDSSFTGPSTKFELERETELRLEVEGTDPVRVELVSGLAEVFGTELTRNKKYTFPPGSRAAIFTWHGCTVQLWGSPDVAYVSRDTPMLLYLNTQVGLEQMRAQAEREGERGPRVLVAGPSDVGKSTLCRLLLNYAVRRGRRPTLVELDVGQGSVSVPGTVGALCVERPADVEEGFSAQAPLVYHFGSTTPGTNIKLYNKLTSRLAHVFNLRCDSNRRASVSGCLINTCGWVKGSGYQALIHAASAFEVDVVLVLDQERLYNDLLRDLPHFVRTLLLPKSGGASERSKECRRESRDQRVREYFYGPRGSLYPHAFEIKFSEVRVYKVGAPSIPDSCLPLGMSQEDNQLKLVPVTPGRDMAHHLLSVVPLDGGGAEEGIEERSVAGFIVITGVDTERQTLTVLSPAPRPLPKCVLLIMDIRFMDLK is encoded by the exons ATGTCTTCAGAAGACCTTTCTGCACCAGGCCCATCAGCTCCAGATAGCTCTTTCACTGGCCCATCAACAAAATTTGAGTTAGAACGTGAAACGGAACTGAGGCTTGAGGTGGAGGGCACAGATCCTGTGCGAGTGGAACTGGTTTCAGGGTTGGCTGAGGTATTTGGAACAGAGCTGACTCGAAATAAGAAGTATACTTTTCCCCCTGGAAGCCGGGCAGCAATATTTACCTGGCATGGATGCACTGTGCAGCTTTGGGGAAGCCCAGATGTGGCCTACGTTTCTCGGGATACACCTATGCTTCTTTATCTGAACACTCAAGTTGGGTTGGAGCAGATGCGTGCACAAGCAGAGCGCGAAGGAGAACGCGGTCCCCGGGTGCTTGTCGCAGGACCCTCGGATGTAGGCAAATCTACCTTGTGTCGACTGTTATTAAATTATGCTGTGCGGAGAGGCCGCAGACCCACACTTGTGGAGCTCGATGTGGGACAGGGTTCTGTTTCTGTCCCTGGCACAGTGGGTGCTTTATGTGTGGAGAGGCCAGCAGATGTGGAAGAAGGATTCTCTGCTCAGGCACCTCTAGTCTACCACTTTGGATCCACTACTCCTGGGACAAACATAAAGTTATACAACAAG CTTACCTCTCGTCTGGCACACGTTTTCAATCTCCGCTGTGATTCTAATCGCCGTGCATCAGTCAGTGGTTGCCTTATCAACACTTGTGGTTGGGTAAAAGGCTCTGGATATCAAGCATTGATTCATGCTGCATCTGCTTTTGAAGTAGATGTGGTGCTGGTGCTAGATCAAGAGCGTCTCTATAATGACCTACTAAGAGATCTGCCGCACTTTGTTCGTACTTTACTTCTTCCTAAATCGGGAGGTGCTTCTGAGAGATCTAAAGAGTGTAGAAGAGAATCTCGAGATCAGCGCGTACGGGAGTACTTCTATGGTCCACGTGGTTCACTATACCCTCATGCTTTTGAGATCAAATTCTCGGAGGTCAGAGTTTACAAAGTGGGAGCACCCTCAATCCCAGACTCTTGTCTCCCTCTAGGTATGTCACAGGAAGACAATCAATTGAAGCTTGTTCCTGTGACACCTGGCAGGGATATGGCACACCATTTATTAAGTGTGGTGCCTCTAGATGGAGGGGGTGCAGAAGAGGGGATAGAGGAAAGGAGTGTGGCAGGGTTCATAGTCATCACAGGTGTAGATACTGAAAGACAGACTCTTA